A stretch of Rhododendron vialii isolate Sample 1 chromosome 4a, ASM3025357v1 DNA encodes these proteins:
- the LOC131323771 gene encoding uncharacterized mitochondrial protein AtMg00860-like, with translation MNLLKCTFGVMFGKFLGFIVRHRGIEIEQAKIDAILKMPEPRNIHELKSFHGRLAYLRRFISNLAGRCQPFSCLMKKGTPFDWDKACDNAFKSIKSYLTRPLVLTAPKPGRPLILYVATQERSVGALLA, from the coding sequence ATGAATCTCTTGAAGTGCACTTTTGGGGTTATGTTTGGAAAGTTTCTTGGGTTCATTGTGCGCCATCGCGGCATAGAGATTGAACAAGCTAAAATTGATGCTATCTTGAAAATGCCTGAACCTCGGAATATTCATGAATTGAAGAGTTTTCATGGACGATTAGCTTACCTTCGTCGCTTCATATCAAATTTGGCTGGGCGATGTCAACCATTTAGCTGCCTCATGAAGAAAGGAACTCCTTTTGATTGGGATAAAGCATGCGACAATGCCTTCAAGAGCATTAAATCATATTTAACGAGACCTCTTGTTCTCACCGCTCCTAAACCTGGACGACCTTTAATCTTGTATGTTGCAACCCAAGAGCGTTCAGTGGGGGCCTTACTTGCCTAA